The Chloroflexota bacterium genome window below encodes:
- a CDS encoding acetoacetate decarboxylase family protein yields MSALYDSAVEADRIAATTNYPPAPWVMQGTWVWCVHPVKRNAVADLLPAPLKPLWLPTGRTLAFSLVGQYGTGSTLHYGEAACGLILKLGPRPAIWIHGLVVDLDQSVAGGRNIWHLPKELARISWTNPNRDRISADQHGRLLLSFEGIPKRINGFNAGMNFDVLVVHQQELYRIPARFAGTVGITRKIRPFFPASGAWAKFGVSGYSISGLGHGRGDFGELIKV; encoded by the coding sequence GTGTCCGCCCTCTACGATTCGGCGGTCGAAGCCGACCGCATTGCTGCAACAACTAACTATCCACCAGCACCATGGGTTATGCAAGGCACATGGGTTTGGTGCGTTCATCCAGTCAAACGCAACGCCGTGGCCGATTTACTACCTGCGCCGCTAAAACCACTTTGGTTGCCAACTGGCCGTACTTTGGCTTTTTCGTTGGTTGGTCAATATGGCACTGGCTCGACCTTGCACTACGGCGAGGCCGCTTGTGGGCTAATTTTGAAGCTCGGGCCACGCCCGGCAATTTGGATTCACGGCCTAGTCGTCGATTTGGATCAATCGGTGGCAGGCGGGCGCAATATTTGGCATTTACCCAAAGAATTAGCCCGTATTTCGTGGACCAACCCCAATCGCGATCGCATTAGCGCTGACCAACATGGGCGTTTGTTGCTGAGCTTTGAAGGGATTCCCAAACGGATCAATGGCTTTAATGCTGGGATGAATTTCGATGTACTGGTTGTGCATCAACAAGAACTGTATCGCATTCCGGCTCGCTTTGCTGGCACGGTTGGCATAACCCGCAAAATTCGGCCATTCTTTCCGGCTAGCGGCGCATGGGCCAAATTTGGGGTTTCAGGCTATTCGATCTCAGGCTTGGGCCATGGCCGTGGCGATTTTGGCGAGTTGATCAAAGTTTAA
- a CDS encoding MFS transporter has translation MQWKLALHRPIAPRASNEETLRRNMRLGVANGVLFILADAFSDANLVLTVFVRELGAAPWVVGLLPSLKSGGWLLPQLLSAGRLQGMTYKLPVYRQVGIVRFFIWLAMVLVVWNATSLPVWVLLPLFLLGYALYNFTGGSGSVAFQEVVAKTIPARQRGKFFGSRNLIGGLLSFVLVSPLVGWLLSRASPLLFPHNYGVLLFISFVLIGFGIISFSLFAEPPTTNPPAAISAKQMFAKIPVLLKSDRNFRQYVLSRMVTRLGGLADPFYILYAREVLNVPPRMIGVYLAVRVFSAALSNLFWSRIGDQRGNRLLIVLTGALIITVPTWALLVMPFASVLSPEALGWVFGVIFLLIGLSVDGSNTASLTYVMELAPAEQRPVYVGVCNTLMGIATFFPVLGGVLLAQFGYLPLFWISAASAFIGLLLSRRLPEPRSSEG, from the coding sequence ATGCAATGGAAATTAGCACTTCATCGGCCAATTGCTCCGCGTGCGAGCAATGAAGAAACTTTGCGCCGCAACATGCGCTTAGGAGTGGCCAATGGAGTTTTATTTATTTTAGCCGACGCATTTAGCGATGCGAACTTGGTATTAACGGTATTTGTACGTGAATTGGGTGCTGCGCCATGGGTGGTTGGTTTGTTACCATCGCTCAAATCGGGCGGCTGGCTATTGCCCCAATTGTTGAGTGCTGGTCGCTTGCAAGGCATGACCTACAAATTGCCAGTCTATCGCCAAGTGGGGATTGTACGCTTTTTTATTTGGTTGGCGATGGTGCTGGTGGTTTGGAATGCAACCAGTTTGCCAGTCTGGGTGCTATTGCCGCTGTTTTTGCTAGGGTATGCCCTCTACAACTTTACTGGTGGTTCTGGCTCGGTCGCTTTTCAAGAAGTTGTGGCCAAAACGATTCCTGCTCGCCAGCGTGGCAAGTTTTTCGGGTCGCGTAACTTGATTGGCGGTTTGCTCTCGTTTGTGCTCGTTAGCCCGTTGGTTGGCTGGCTATTGAGCCGCGCCAGCCCGTTGCTGTTTCCCCACAATTACGGTGTTTTGCTCTTTATCTCGTTTGTGCTGATTGGCTTTGGGATTATTTCGTTTAGCCTATTTGCCGAGCCGCCGACGACCAATCCCCCAGCAGCAATTTCGGCAAAGCAGATGTTTGCCAAGATTCCGGTATTGCTCAAGAGCGATCGCAACTTTCGCCAATATGTGCTTTCGCGCATGGTCACGCGCTTGGGTGGCTTGGCTGATCCATTTTATATTTTGTATGCCCGTGAGGTATTGAATGTTCCGCCACGGATGATTGGGGTTTATTTGGCAGTGCGGGTGTTTTCAGCAGCCCTATCCAATCTCTTTTGGTCGCGGATTGGCGACCAACGTGGTAATCGCCTGTTGATTGTCTTGACTGGGGCGTTAATTATCACTGTGCCAACTTGGGCCTTGTTGGTGATGCCATTCGCCAGTGTTTTGAGCCCAGAAGCCTTAGGTTGGGTCTTTGGGGTAATCTTTTTGCTGATTGGCTTGAGCGTCGATGGCTCGAACACCGCTAGTTTGACCTATGTGATGGAGCTAGCACCTGCCGAACAACGCCCAGTCTATGTTGGGGTTTGCAATACGTTGATGGGCATTGCCACCTTCTTTCCGGTTTTAGGCGGGGTGTTGTTAGCTCAATTTGGCTATTTGCCCTTATTCTGGATTAGCGCGGCTAGTGCCTTTATTGGATTATTGCTCTCGCGACGGTTACCTGAGCCACGCAGCAGCGAGGGCTAG
- a CDS encoding DUF309 domain-containing protein yields the protein MNEQEHWQGFIVAFNEERFVDGVLQLEELWFPTRNDLYRGLIRLSVALNQLRLGIVDSPRQLLASAYDMLAPFETNQHHLDIQQIREYIQTCASLIPADLRTGQGRIDWDLVPRIQL from the coding sequence ATGAATGAGCAGGAGCATTGGCAAGGCTTTATCGTTGCCTTCAACGAGGAGCGTTTTGTTGATGGAGTGTTGCAATTAGAAGAATTATGGTTTCCCACCCGCAACGATCTCTATCGTGGCCTGATTCGGCTGTCAGTAGCGCTCAACCAATTGCGTTTGGGAATTGTCGATAGCCCGCGCCAACTGCTTGCCAGTGCCTACGATATGCTGGCTCCCTTTGAAACTAACCAGCACCACCTCGATATTCAGCAGATTCGGGAATACATTCAAACCTGCGCCAGCTTGATTCCGGCTGATCTACGAACTGGCCAAGGCCGCATCGATTGGGATTTAGTACCACGAATTCAGCTCTAA
- a CDS encoding zinc ribbon domain-containing protein has protein sequence MTEIIAELKSILPIVGMIVGGYLVLLWVASLVWTYRDIASRSNDILVQVLSTSMAFFLPFAGLLLYMLVRPRETLSQKYERELEETFMRRDIEDEHVCPNCQRSIQADFILCPHCQTHLRRNCGNCDRVIDMTWQVCPYCAAPANTRINSQPLRQPEYEQHYAR, from the coding sequence ATGACAGAAATTATTGCAGAACTTAAAAGCATTTTGCCAATTGTTGGCATGATTGTTGGGGGCTATTTGGTGCTCTTATGGGTTGCCTCGCTGGTATGGACTTACCGCGATATTGCTAGCCGCTCCAACGATATTTTGGTGCAAGTGCTTTCAACCTCAATGGCCTTCTTTTTGCCATTTGCTGGGTTGTTGTTATATATGTTGGTGCGCCCTCGCGAAACCCTCAGCCAAAAATATGAGCGTGAATTGGAAGAAACCTTTATGCGCCGCGATATAGAGGATGAGCATGTTTGCCCAAATTGCCAACGCAGCATTCAGGCCGATTTTATTTTGTGCCCACATTGCCAAACCCATTTGCGCCGCAACTGTGGCAACTGCGATCGGGTGATCGATATGACCTGGCAGGTTTGCCCATACTGCGCAGCTCCAGCCAATACCCGCATCAACAGCCAACCATTGCGCCAGCCAGAATATGAACAACACTACGCCCGCTAG
- the tmk gene encoding dTMP kinase: protein MSLFITFEGPEGSGKSTQARYLKDYLQQAGYPVILTREPGGTPISDAVRRLVLDGQWTAMEPTTETLLFAAARAQLVGEVILPYLKLGGIVLCDRYADSTFAHQGYGLGRNLTELREITRFATGGLQPDLTFFLDLPVEQGLQRKRKQRDDFRESSQLALPLPHLPQPSPSQNEHWNRLDAREIAYHERVRSGYLEMIAADPHRWQVFDAGIERESLTEQLLLAVQPHLTTIKTLS, encoded by the coding sequence ATGAGCTTGTTCATTACCTTTGAAGGCCCAGAAGGTAGCGGGAAGAGCACCCAAGCCCGCTACCTCAAGGATTATCTACAACAGGCTGGCTATCCAGTCATCTTAACTCGTGAGCCAGGCGGAACGCCAATTAGCGATGCTGTGCGGCGGCTTGTGCTCGATGGTCAATGGACGGCGATGGAGCCGACAACCGAAACGCTCTTGTTTGCTGCCGCTCGTGCTCAGTTAGTTGGCGAGGTGATCTTGCCCTATCTGAAACTGGGCGGCATTGTTTTATGCGATCGCTATGCCGATTCGACCTTTGCCCACCAAGGCTATGGCTTAGGCCGTAATTTAACCGAGCTGCGCGAAATCACCCGCTTTGCAACTGGCGGCTTACAGCCCGATCTGACCTTCTTTTTGGATTTGCCAGTTGAGCAAGGCTTACAGCGCAAACGCAAACAGCGCGACGATTTTCGTGAATCAAGCCAATTAGCCTTGCCCTTGCCCCACCTGCCCCAACCAAGCCCCAGCCAAAACGAACATTGGAATCGGCTCGATGCCCGCGAAATTGCCTACCATGAACGAGTGCGCAGTGGCTACCTTGAGATGATCGCCGCTGATCCACACCGTTGGCAGGTATTTGATGCAGGAATTGAGCGCGAAAGCCTCACCGAGCAACTGCTTTTGGCGGTCCAGCCCCATCTCACGACGATTAAAACCTTGAGCTAA
- a CDS encoding AAA family ATPase: MLDRREITHNIDLLLSTLPPRLAEPLATHEQKDQVIEIVMDLGRLPEARFRHDQSSFLSETEVSREDLDYVTERIGQFGEDNRAGIQRTLHRISAIRNRSGLVIGLTCRVGRAVYGTIEIVRDLVEAGKSILILGKPGTGKTTMLREVARVLADDFLKRVVIVDTSNEIAGDGDIPHPGIGRARRMQVARPAEQHNVMIEAVENHMPQVIVIDEIGTELEAQAARTIAERGVQLVGTAHGNTLENLMLNPTLSDLIGGIQAVTLGDEEARRRGTQKTVLERKAPPTFDVLVEIQSWDDVTIYQEVASAVDLILQGNEPTAEQRTKDEQGAIVVHEGRPERLDSEASTMLTRRGGYRSRERDRDRDHGERDWRRKSERREAQREERERYTLALNGSTSPKTEEPSVLVKKPGKNAPAKIFAFGVSRNRLEKALDRLGITASLVREMEQATMVITLKNYYRQHPTRLRDAEERGIPVYVLRSNTQTQMEECLGSAFEISISPSDPLSEAMEEVEEAISQVMDGSTESIELSPQSSYVRRLQHQIVERYNLQSESTGKEPRRRIRIFR; encoded by the coding sequence ATGTTAGATCGTCGCGAAATTACCCATAATATCGATCTGTTGCTGTCAACCTTGCCGCCACGTTTGGCCGAGCCGTTGGCAACCCATGAACAGAAAGATCAAGTTATAGAAATTGTTATGGATTTGGGGCGCTTGCCCGAGGCGCGTTTTCGCCACGACCAATCAAGTTTCCTCAGTGAAACTGAGGTCTCACGCGAAGATCTCGATTATGTGACCGAGCGAATTGGCCAATTTGGTGAGGATAATCGCGCTGGGATTCAGCGCACGCTGCACCGCATTTCAGCCATTCGCAACCGCTCTGGGTTGGTAATTGGTCTGACCTGTCGGGTTGGCCGCGCCGTTTATGGCACAATCGAAATCGTGCGCGATTTGGTCGAGGCTGGTAAATCGATCTTGATTCTGGGCAAGCCTGGGACAGGTAAAACCACCATGCTGCGCGAAGTCGCCCGCGTTTTGGCCGACGACTTTCTCAAGCGAGTGGTGATCGTCGATACCTCGAATGAAATCGCTGGCGATGGCGATATTCCTCACCCAGGGATTGGTCGCGCTCGCCGAATGCAAGTAGCTCGGCCAGCCGAACAACACAATGTGATGATCGAAGCGGTCGAAAATCACATGCCCCAAGTCATTGTGATCGATGAAATTGGTACGGAATTGGAAGCCCAAGCTGCTCGCACCATCGCCGAACGCGGGGTGCAATTGGTTGGTACGGCTCACGGGAATACCTTGGAAAACCTGATGCTCAACCCAACTCTCTCCGATTTGATCGGCGGGATTCAGGCGGTAACCTTGGGCGATGAAGAAGCGCGGCGGCGGGGAACCCAAAAAACCGTGCTCGAACGCAAAGCGCCGCCAACTTTCGATGTGTTGGTCGAAATTCAAAGCTGGGACGATGTAACGATTTATCAAGAAGTCGCTTCAGCCGTCGATTTAATTTTGCAGGGCAACGAACCAACTGCCGAACAACGCACCAAGGACGAGCAAGGCGCAATCGTGGTGCACGAAGGCCGCCCAGAACGGCTTGATAGCGAAGCCAGCACCATGCTCACGCGGCGTGGCGGCTATCGCAGCCGTGAGCGCGACCGTGATCGTGACCATGGCGAACGCGACTGGCGGCGTAAAAGCGAACGGCGCGAAGCCCAACGCGAGGAGCGCGAACGCTATACGCTGGCGCTGAATGGCAGCACCAGCCCAAAAACCGAAGAACCAAGCGTGCTGGTTAAAAAGCCTGGTAAGAATGCGCCTGCCAAGATTTTTGCCTTTGGTGTTAGCCGGAATCGTTTGGAAAAAGCCTTAGATCGCTTGGGCATTACCGCCAGTTTGGTGCGCGAAATGGAACAAGCGACGATGGTCATTACCCTGAAAAATTACTATCGTCAGCACCCAACTCGGCTGCGTGATGCCGAAGAACGTGGAATTCCAGTGTATGTGCTACGCTCGAATACCCAAACCCAAATGGAAGAATGCCTCGGCTCGGCCTTCGAAATCAGCATCAGTCCTAGCGACCCGCTGAGCGAGGCCATGGAAGAGGTTGAAGAAGCAATCAGTCAAGTCATGGATGGCTCAACCGAAAGTATCGAACTGAGTCCGCAAAGTTCCTATGTGCGTAGGTTGCAACATCAGATTGTTGAGCGGTACAATCTACAATCAGAAAGTACTGGCAAAGAACCACGTCGCCGCATTCGAATCTTTCGCTAA
- a CDS encoding DnaD domain protein: MAAFHGFSTENLVPLPAEFFSDVLPSISNLAELKVTLHVFWLVSQQRGRAKRVSWDALSSDSALAQSLRAVSQLRPTSDVLEEALGLAVERGTLLHLISPEPGRVVSWYLVNTQANRHWVERQAGQRVLALEASPTAQPTIFGLYEQNIGLLTPLLIEQLHEASAKYPAVWLEEAIAKAVEANVRNWRYIRRILERWETDGKESTSHRSEQLFDLSKYTTGKYAAFFGRSGDSDGGDLSDL; encoded by the coding sequence GTGGCGGCGTTTCATGGCTTCTCAACTGAGAATCTCGTGCCGCTACCGGCAGAATTCTTTAGCGATGTTCTCCCTTCAATCAGCAATTTGGCTGAGCTTAAAGTAACCCTGCATGTCTTTTGGTTGGTTAGCCAGCAACGTGGCCGCGCCAAACGCGTTTCGTGGGATGCGCTGAGCAGCGATAGTGCCCTGGCTCAATCGTTGCGGGCGGTCTCGCAATTGCGCCCAACCAGCGACGTTTTAGAAGAAGCCTTGGGTTTAGCGGTTGAGCGGGGCACATTACTGCACTTAATCAGCCCTGAACCTGGCCGCGTGGTTAGTTGGTATTTGGTCAATACCCAAGCCAATCGGCATTGGGTCGAGCGCCAAGCAGGCCAGCGCGTGCTTGCACTCGAAGCTAGCCCGACGGCGCAGCCAACCATTTTTGGGCTTTACGAACAAAATATTGGCCTGCTCACGCCGCTGCTGATCGAGCAATTGCACGAGGCTAGTGCCAAATATCCCGCTGTATGGCTCGAAGAAGCCATCGCCAAAGCGGTTGAAGCCAATGTGCGCAATTGGCGCTACATTCGGCGCATTCTAGAACGGTGGGAAACCGATGGAAAAGAATCTACGTCGCATCGATCCGAGCAGCTTTTCGATCTCAGCAAATATACCACGGGCAAATATGCCGCCTTCTTCGGAAGAAGCGGCGATTCCGATGGAGGAGATTTGTCCGATTTGTAA
- a CDS encoding ATP-binding protein, translated as MPPSSEEAAIPMEEICPICKGAGYFCMDVPISDPNFGHLITCQCKLAEKEGRQRDKLWQQSNLQAFETKNFDTFNSHVVGVSEAYARAKAFAQAPKGWLFLYGTYGCGKTHLAASIANEAVRREYQTIFMVVPDLLDYLRSTFGPNSEVAYDERFEKIRNIQLLVLDDLGTESSTGWAREKLFQIINHRYNHRLPTVITSNADLDKFDPRIASRLSDADICSQVLIKATDYRQTTTRNNNIRYK; from the coding sequence ATGCCGCCTTCTTCGGAAGAAGCGGCGATTCCGATGGAGGAGATTTGTCCGATTTGTAAGGGTGCTGGCTATTTCTGCATGGATGTGCCGATCAGCGACCCCAACTTTGGCCATTTGATTACCTGCCAATGCAAACTCGCCGAAAAAGAAGGCCGCCAACGTGATAAACTATGGCAACAAAGTAATTTGCAGGCCTTTGAAACCAAAAACTTTGATACATTTAACTCGCATGTGGTTGGGGTTAGTGAGGCTTACGCACGAGCCAAGGCGTTTGCTCAAGCACCCAAAGGTTGGCTGTTTCTGTATGGAACCTATGGCTGTGGCAAGACCCATTTAGCAGCCTCAATTGCCAACGAAGCTGTGCGCCGCGAGTATCAAACAATTTTTATGGTTGTACCGGATTTGCTGGATTATTTGCGCTCGACCTTTGGACCAAACTCCGAGGTGGCCTACGATGAGCGCTTTGAGAAAATTCGCAATATTCAATTATTGGTGCTCGATGATTTAGGCACCGAAAGTTCAACCGGCTGGGCCCGCGAAAAGCTGTTCCAAATTATCAATCACCGTTATAATCATCGTTTACCAACGGTCATTACATCAAATGCCGATTTAGATAAATTCGATCCACGGATTGCATCACGTTTGTCTGATGCAGATATTTGTAGTCAAGTGCTGATCAAAGCAACTGATTATCGACAAACAACAACACGTAACAATAACATTCGATACAAGTAA
- a CDS encoding tetratricopeptide repeat protein codes for MAGNQAIFDRALEQYQLASRAGDWNKALTEAARAMTEFSTHEQARIAVATALFHTNKLPQSLQLWQELLKRNPDNPVFTEYIAKIYRAQGDTDQAIELFMQLAERLIAQKLPLKAVRAYRDILDIHPSHEEARVRLAMVLAESGDKPGAIREYLHLGQQFYDAEQYDAADEAAVEALNVDPASLSAQEFKKKVDLARQALITAATGDQLPDQGRLQTKEQIERAVNEAIEYQNNGLLEQAAQMYERVVDVLPERADMQYSLGLIYDELERHKDALRVLEIASHNDEYALSAHFAIGTIYQKLGQMERAAQEFEQAIRYVDLQSIGKEEANDLIDMYEATSAIYLELGDVARAASLYSTLAGFLQGKRWGAEQAAQYNAKAKELTDRSMMSKLRMLGTGILNAPPPEEAVPEPQTETWGKMPSITDFLSPKSRVEASPADDMASLEALISGNASPAPQTMLTDIDPLDVLAANLPPAGEVHFAPLTPIDTEGRSERIQRLVEASESFAEQNFLYAALDACHEIIRYDLEFYAIHLRMAEILERLGRMDQALAKLNLLIETYKARGETHKAIGVYHKLIDLSADSTIIRAELAEVLRKQGRSDEAAEQLAYVANQQFRQGQTVKALEQFRKLLEWAPDSVNLRAQYGQVLLKLERWEAALEEFRRVIVQKPDDLVVMAQANIALAMMGEFPDAIWDSVAALIQKLASNPQQLNDVQAEYRAVTLITDRAIIQFLLGLIQQSTKQHPAAMHSFNQALELLEIDADPLVPPVLVYQAIADSYIAEGNAAGSIEQLRKIEAILVTGTVPAMSTKHAFAQPFNEGELQRRLAEAYAANENFEGAIQALQRVKQLLPYDRQAYTKLADIYFRQGRLNEALTQLDELATYYESQSQLDRALEILATGLQLAPKNIPIKSRHAQLMMRRGYLDEGLAGLDELAELQRKQGLVKDAVASIQQVADVYWTLGKVDKAAEMYNKIVQIAPNDTEARQHLVSFSILSLRTKDAITQLREIARLSIQQRNYEEAIASYHQVIALDQKDADAYEQLADVLMRVQEYGQAVRTYKQLAKLLPDDDRVEALQSAAQRMLDQQQVAKG; via the coding sequence ATGGCAGGGAACCAAGCAATTTTTGACCGTGCGTTAGAACAATATCAGCTTGCCTCACGGGCTGGCGATTGGAACAAAGCTTTAACCGAAGCTGCTCGGGCCATGACCGAATTTTCAACTCACGAGCAGGCTCGGATTGCTGTCGCCACCGCGTTGTTTCATACCAATAAGCTGCCACAATCGTTACAATTGTGGCAGGAGTTGCTCAAGCGTAATCCAGATAATCCGGTTTTTACCGAATATATTGCCAAGATTTATCGCGCTCAAGGTGATACCGATCAAGCCATCGAGCTGTTTATGCAGTTGGCCGAACGTTTGATCGCCCAAAAATTGCCTTTGAAGGCAGTGCGAGCTTATCGCGATATTTTGGATATTCACCCCAGCCACGAAGAAGCCCGCGTGCGCTTGGCGATGGTGCTAGCTGAATCTGGCGATAAACCTGGCGCAATCCGTGAATATTTGCATCTGGGTCAGCAATTTTATGATGCTGAACAATACGATGCTGCTGATGAAGCCGCCGTCGAAGCCCTCAACGTAGACCCCGCTAGCCTCTCGGCCCAAGAATTCAAGAAGAAAGTTGATTTGGCACGGCAGGCCTTAATTACTGCCGCCACAGGCGATCAATTGCCCGACCAAGGTCGTTTGCAAACCAAAGAACAAATCGAACGTGCAGTCAACGAGGCGATTGAGTATCAAAATAATGGGTTGCTGGAGCAAGCCGCCCAAATGTATGAACGGGTGGTTGACGTGCTGCCCGAACGCGCCGACATGCAATATAGCTTGGGCTTGATTTACGATGAGCTTGAGCGACATAAAGATGCCTTGCGGGTGCTCGAAATTGCCAGCCATAACGATGAATACGCCCTATCCGCCCACTTTGCGATTGGTACAATCTACCAAAAGCTTGGCCAAATGGAACGTGCCGCCCAAGAGTTCGAGCAAGCGATTCGCTACGTCGATTTGCAATCGATCGGCAAAGAAGAAGCCAACGATTTGATCGATATGTACGAAGCAACCTCGGCGATCTATCTTGAACTAGGCGATGTGGCGCGGGCAGCCTCGTTGTATTCAACCTTGGCGGGCTTTTTGCAGGGCAAACGTTGGGGCGCAGAACAAGCGGCGCAATATAATGCCAAGGCCAAGGAACTGACCGACCGCAGCATGATGTCGAAATTGCGCATGCTTGGCACGGGGATTTTGAACGCGCCGCCACCTGAAGAGGCTGTGCCTGAACCACAGACCGAAACCTGGGGCAAAATGCCCTCGATCACCGATTTCCTCAGCCCCAAAAGCCGTGTCGAAGCTAGCCCAGCCGATGATATGGCCAGCCTTGAGGCCTTGATTAGCGGTAATGCTAGCCCAGCGCCCCAAACGATGCTGACCGATATTGACCCGCTTGATGTGCTGGCCGCCAATTTGCCACCAGCTGGCGAAGTGCATTTTGCGCCGCTCACGCCGATTGATACCGAAGGCCGCAGCGAGCGGATTCAGCGTTTGGTTGAGGCCAGCGAATCGTTTGCTGAGCAAAATTTCTTGTATGCGGCGCTCGATGCCTGCCATGAAATTATTCGCTACGATCTGGAGTTTTATGCGATTCACCTGCGGATGGCCGAAATTCTCGAACGTTTGGGGCGCATGGATCAAGCACTCGCTAAGCTCAATTTGTTGATCGAAACCTACAAAGCACGAGGCGAAACCCACAAGGCAATTGGGGTTTATCACAAACTGATCGATCTCTCGGCTGATAGCACGATCATTCGGGCTGAATTGGCCGAGGTATTGCGCAAACAAGGCCGTAGCGATGAGGCCGCTGAGCAGTTGGCCTATGTGGCTAACCAACAATTCCGCCAAGGTCAAACCGTCAAAGCCTTGGAGCAATTTCGCAAGTTGTTGGAATGGGCACCTGATAGCGTCAATTTACGTGCTCAATATGGTCAAGTATTGCTCAAACTCGAACGTTGGGAAGCAGCCTTGGAAGAATTCCGCCGGGTCATTGTGCAAAAGCCCGATGATTTGGTGGTGATGGCCCAAGCCAATATTGCCCTCGCCATGATGGGCGAATTCCCCGATGCGATTTGGGATTCAGTCGCCGCCTTAATTCAAAAACTGGCTAGCAATCCGCAACAGCTTAACGATGTGCAAGCCGAATATCGCGCCGTCACCTTGATTACTGATCGGGCGATTATTCAGTTTCTCTTGGGATTGATTCAGCAATCAACCAAGCAACATCCGGCGGCAATGCACTCGTTCAATCAAGCGCTTGAGTTGCTCGAAATTGATGCTGATCCCTTGGTTCCGCCAGTGCTGGTTTATCAAGCGATTGCCGATAGCTACATTGCCGAGGGTAATGCTGCTGGCTCAATCGAGCAACTACGCAAAATCGAGGCAATTTTGGTGACTGGCACTGTGCCAGCCATGAGCACCAAGCATGCCTTTGCCCAACCCTTCAACGAGGGCGAGTTGCAACGGCGTTTGGCCGAAGCCTATGCCGCCAACGAGAATTTCGAAGGGGCAATTCAGGCCTTGCAACGGGTCAAGCAATTGTTGCCCTACGACCGCCAAGCCTACACCAAATTGGCTGATATTTACTTCCGCCAAGGCCGCCTAAACGAAGCCTTGACCCAGCTTGATGAGTTGGCAACTTACTACGAAAGCCAAAGTCAGCTTGATCGCGCCTTGGAGATTTTGGCCACGGGCTTGCAATTAGCCCCCAAGAATATCCCGATCAAGTCACGTCATGCCCAGCTGATGATGCGGCGCGGCTATCTTGATGAGGGCTTGGCTGGCTTGGATGAATTGGCCGAGTTGCAGCGCAAACAAGGCTTGGTCAAAGATGCAGTGGCCAGTATTCAGCAGGTCGCTGATGTTTATTGGACGTTGGGTAAGGTTGATAAGGCTGCCGAGATGTACAACAAAATTGTACAGATCGCACCTAATGACACCGAAGCCCGCCAACATTTGGTGAGCTTTAGCATTCTTTCGTTGCGCACCAAAGATGCGATTACTCAACTGCGTGAAATTGCGCGGCTCTCAATTCAACAACGCAACTACGAAGAAGCGATTGCTTCCTATCACCAAGTGATTGCGCTCGATCAAAAAGATGCCGATGCCTACGAGCAATTGGCCGATGTGCTGATGCGGGTTCAGGAGTATGGTCAGGCCGTTCGTACCTATAAACAATTGGCGAAATTGTTGCCCGATGATGATCGGGTGGAAGCTTTGCAAAGCGCCGCCCAACGCATGCTCGATCAGCAACAGGTGGCCAAAGGCTAG
- a CDS encoding AraC family transcriptional regulator gives MQAPLNRETVHFWQDRVLNNLELLHAHYITQRFAPHSHEEFAIGVIEAGGQAFTYQRRSEWLMPAGSIAVINPQVVHTGHAATPQGWVYRMFYPPVQILQQAASQLAGRNQTIPFFPQPVIHDPFLMQRLLQLHQLLEDPSTTALERESRLLWTMAQLIIRHAQSKPALNAQQMHPKAVTTIREYLAVHYADSISLEQLAQLVNLSPFHTLRLFRQATGLPPHGYLIQLRINQAKQLLHTQLPLAEVAVQTGFSDQSHLNRHFKRVLGVTPLQYRRQG, from the coding sequence ATGCAAGCGCCGCTTAATCGCGAAACCGTGCATTTTTGGCAGGATCGGGTGTTGAATAATTTGGAGTTGTTGCATGCCCACTATATTACCCAGCGTTTTGCGCCGCATAGCCATGAAGAGTTTGCGATTGGGGTGATTGAGGCTGGTGGTCAGGCCTTTACTTATCAGCGGCGCTCGGAGTGGCTTATGCCCGCTGGCAGTATTGCGGTGATTAATCCGCAGGTGGTGCATACTGGTCATGCTGCTACACCCCAAGGCTGGGTCTATCGCATGTTTTATCCCCCAGTTCAAATCCTACAGCAAGCTGCTAGCCAATTAGCTGGGCGCAATCAAACAATCCCCTTTTTTCCTCAGCCAGTGATTCATGACCCATTTTTGATGCAGCGCCTGCTCCAACTCCATCAATTGTTGGAAGACCCCAGCACCACCGCGCTCGAACGCGAATCGCGCTTGCTCTGGACGATGGCGCAACTGATTATTCGCCATGCCCAAAGCAAACCAGCGCTTAACGCCCAGCAAATGCATCCCAAAGCAGTAACGACGATTCGTGAATATTTGGCGGTGCACTATGCCGATTCAATTTCGCTTGAGCAACTGGCCCAATTGGTCAATTTAAGTCCGTTTCATACACTGCGGCTGTTTCGCCAAGCAACTGGCCTGCCACCCCATGGCTACCTGATTCAACTGCGAATCAATCAGGCAAAACAGCTGTTACATACTCAGTTGCCCTTGGCCGAGGTAGCCGTTCAAACCGGATTTAGCGACCAAAGTCATTTGAACCGCCATTTCAAGCGCGTATTAGGCGTTACCCCGCTGCAATATCGCCGCCAAGGCTAA